The proteins below are encoded in one region of Hordeum vulgare subsp. vulgare chromosome 3H, MorexV3_pseudomolecules_assembly, whole genome shotgun sequence:
- the LOC123440210 gene encoding heat stress transcription factor C-1b-like: protein MGSECKGHQHQDDGGVAPFVAKTFHMVSDPATDAVVCWGGASNTFLVLDPAAFSDYLLPSYFKHRNFASFVRQLNTYGFRKVDPDMWEFAHESFLRGQAKLLPLIVRKKKRAGAGAAGREVCEEEEEEVRGTIQAVQRLRDERRGMEEELQAMDRRLRAAENRPGQMMAFLGKLADDPGVVLRAMVAKKEELAAAGAGGMDPRPDKRRRIGAEAEEAAQSRAVPFPFSNAGHVFY, encoded by the exons ATGGGAAGCGAGTGCAAGGGCCACCAGCACCAGGACGACGGCGGCGTCGCGCCGTTCGTGGCCAAGACGTTCCACATGGTCAGCGACCCGGCCACGGACGCCGTCGTGTGCTGGGGCGGCGCGAGCAACACCTTCCTCGTCCTCGACCCCGCCGCCTTCTCCGACTACCTCCTCCCCTCCTACTTCAAGCACCGCAACTTCGCCAGCTTCGTCCGCCAGCTCAACACCTAC GGATTTCGCAAGGTCGACCCGGACATGTGGGAGTTCGCGCACGAGTCGTTCCTGCGCGGCCAGGCGAAGCTGCTGCCGCTGATCGTGCGCAAGAAGAAGAGGGCCGGCGCCGGGGCGGCGGGGAGGGAGGtgtgcgaggaggaggaggaggaggtgcgggGGACGATCCAGGCGGTGCAGAGGCTGCGGGACGAGCGGaggggcatggaggaggagctgcaGGCCATGGACCGCAGGCTCCGCGCGGCGGAGAACCGGCCGGGCCAGATGATGGCGTTCCTCGGCAAGCTCGCGGACGACCCGGGCGTGGTGCTGCGCGCCATGGTCGCCAAGAAGGAGGAGCTGGCTGCAGCCGGTGCCGGCGGCATGGATCCAAGACCAGATAAGAGGAGGCGGATCGGGGCCGAGGCCGAGGAGGCAGCACAGAGCAGGGCCGTGCCGTTCCCCTTCTCTAACGCGGGACACGTGTTCTACTAA